A genomic region of Elusimicrobiota bacterium contains the following coding sequences:
- a CDS encoding ABC transporter ATP-binding protein: MNALSFHDVTRTLGGRRVLDGASGAAEQGKVIGLLGRNGEGKTTLFKVLLDLLAADSGEVEVLGLRPDGSGRIRQAAGYIPGRPSFHPFMSVAEVLDLRASLFHRWDPARAVSLCKRLGLDAATRLEGASKGTLGKLAWVCAAAHDPSLFLLDEPTSGLDALVREEVLSGLVAELGEAGKTVLVTSHRMDELAGLLDEVWVMAGGRIVAVHALDALRADACVIGGRLRSADAPPAVPGAIPLGGEGLVRSWAVLDRASRERLLGCGALLSPTVEPMPLDRAFSHLLALKGGGPR, encoded by the coding sequence ATGAACGCCCTGAGCTTCCATGACGTCACGCGGACCCTCGGCGGCCGCCGCGTCCTCGACGGCGCGTCCGGCGCCGCGGAGCAGGGCAAGGTGATCGGCCTGCTCGGGCGCAACGGCGAGGGCAAGACGACGCTGTTCAAGGTCCTGCTCGACCTGCTCGCCGCGGACTCGGGCGAGGTCGAGGTGCTGGGGCTTCGCCCCGACGGCTCGGGGAGGATACGCCAGGCGGCGGGCTACATCCCGGGGCGGCCTTCGTTCCATCCCTTCATGAGCGTCGCCGAGGTCCTCGACCTGCGCGCGAGCCTGTTCCATCGATGGGACCCGGCGCGAGCCGTGAGCCTGTGCAAGCGGCTCGGCCTCGACGCCGCGACCCGGCTCGAGGGCGCCAGCAAGGGAACGCTCGGCAAGCTCGCCTGGGTGTGCGCCGCCGCGCACGACCCGAGCCTGTTCCTGCTCGACGAGCCGACCTCGGGCCTCGACGCGCTCGTGCGCGAGGAGGTGCTGTCCGGACTCGTCGCCGAGCTGGGCGAGGCGGGCAAGACCGTGCTCGTGACCAGCCACCGCATGGACGAGCTCGCCGGACTGCTCGACGAGGTCTGGGTGATGGCCGGCGGGAGGATCGTCGCGGTCCACGCGCTCGACGCCCTGCGCGCCGACGCCTGCGTGATCGGGGGAAGGCTTCGCTCCGCGGACGCGCCCCCCGCCGTGCCCGGGGCGATCCCGCTCGGCGGCGAGGGCCTGGTGCGCTCCTGGGCCGTCCTCGACCGCGCCTCGCGCGAGCGCCTCCTCGGCTGCGGCGCCTTGCTTTCGCCCACGGTCGAGCCCATGCCGCTCGACCGGGCGTTCTCGCATCTGTTGGCCTTGAAAGGAGGCGGACCCCGATGA
- a CDS encoding GntR family transcriptional regulator codes for MIRIDPLSPTPLNEQIKSGLRGLIARGALKPGEPAPTIRPLAESLKVNPNTVARAIRELVLEGVLETKRGEGTVVAAGAPRKASDGLSGIRDGLREALRQARRGGLDWDDITLLVRRAEKEDI; via the coding sequence ATGATCCGCATCGACCCCCTGTCGCCGACGCCTCTCAACGAGCAGATCAAATCCGGCCTGCGCGGCCTCATCGCGCGCGGGGCGCTCAAGCCGGGCGAGCCCGCGCCCACCATCCGCCCGCTCGCCGAGTCGCTGAAGGTCAACCCGAACACGGTCGCCCGCGCCATCCGTGAACTCGTGCTCGAGGGCGTGCTCGAGACCAAGCGCGGCGAGGGCACCGTGGTCGCCGCCGGCGCCCCCCGCAAGGCGTCGGACGGCCTCTCCGGGATCCGCGACGGCCTGCGCGAGGCCCTGCGCCAGGCCCGGCGCGGCGGGCTCGACTGGGACGACATCACTTTGCTGGTGCGGCGCGCGGAGAAGGAGGACATATGA
- the mutM gene encoding bifunctional DNA-formamidopyrimidine glycosylase/DNA-(apurinic or apyrimidinic site) lyase has product MPELPEVETVRRVLQERYAGKIITAVALGKPTFYRAPPLAAIKILTGGSISSFKRRGKYLIAVIKDRGEVIFHLGMSGRITVGGESPHVRFQMWIGTEAVRFHDSRRFGRVGCLLPALGPEPLDVEFTPDYLWKILRKRTAPVKALIMDQKLIAGLGNIYATEALHAARIRPGRAGKSLSRAESDKLAAACRDILVQGVSAGGATLDDEAFLDPLGRPGRMQMGVMVYGRKTCGTCGGAVVGTRKSIGGRASAYCPSCQR; this is encoded by the coding sequence ATGCCCGAGCTTCCCGAGGTCGAGACCGTCCGCCGCGTCCTGCAGGAGAGATACGCCGGAAAGATCATCACGGCCGTCGCGCTCGGAAAGCCGACGTTCTATCGCGCGCCGCCGTTGGCGGCGATCAAGATCCTCACCGGCGGTTCGATCTCGTCGTTCAAGCGCCGCGGGAAATACTTGATCGCCGTCATCAAGGATCGCGGCGAGGTGATCTTCCACCTCGGCATGTCCGGGCGCATCACCGTCGGCGGAGAGAGCCCGCACGTGCGCTTCCAGATGTGGATCGGCACGGAGGCCGTGCGCTTCCACGACTCGCGCCGCTTCGGCCGCGTCGGCTGTCTTCTTCCGGCCCTTGGACCCGAGCCGCTTGATGTGGAGTTCACCCCGGATTATCTCTGGAAGATCCTGCGCAAGCGCACGGCGCCGGTCAAGGCGCTGATCATGGACCAGAAGCTGATCGCCGGGCTCGGAAACATCTACGCGACCGAAGCCCTGCACGCGGCGAGGATCCGCCCCGGCCGCGCGGGCAAGTCGTTGAGCCGGGCGGAGTCGGACAAGCTCGCCGCCGCGTGCCGCGACATCCTCGTTCAGGGAGTGTCGGCGGGCGGCGCGACGCTCGACGACGAGGCGTTCCTCGACCCGCTCGGCCGCCCGGGACGCATGCAGATGGGCGTGATGGTCTACGGGCGCAAGACCTGCGGGACCTGCGGCGGGGCCGTCGTCGGCACGCGCAAGAGCATCGGCGGGCGCGCCAGCGCTTACTGCCCGTCCTGCCAACGCTAG
- a CDS encoding rhodanese-like domain-containing protein, with translation MSGELFSTIDPESAHRILESGAPGALVDVREPGEVDTLRVEGALNLPLSRLKELAGRLDPKVPVYLLCRSGSRAASAASQLKSLGRRDVFVVAGGLNAWMSSGKPVVRGERKVWSLERQMRFVAGLLAFGGAVLGFTAGPRWFYLSGFVGLGLMFAGVTDICTMALILAKMPWNKGSGDSGDSCGR, from the coding sequence ATGAGCGGAGAGCTCTTCTCCACCATCGACCCCGAGTCCGCGCACCGCATACTCGAGTCCGGGGCCCCCGGCGCCCTCGTGGACGTGCGCGAGCCCGGCGAGGTCGACACGCTCCGCGTCGAGGGCGCGCTGAACCTCCCGCTCTCCCGCCTCAAGGAGCTGGCCGGCCGCCTCGACCCGAAGGTCCCCGTCTACCTCCTGTGCCGCTCCGGCTCGCGTGCCGCCTCGGCCGCGTCCCAGCTCAAGTCGCTCGGCCGCCGCGACGTCTTCGTCGTCGCCGGCGGCCTCAACGCCTGGATGTCCTCGGGCAAGCCGGTCGTGCGCGGCGAACGCAAAGTCTGGAGCCTGGAGCGGCAGATGCGCTTCGTCGCCGGCCTCCTGGCGTTCGGCGGCGCGGTCCTGGGCTTCACGGCCGGCCCCCGCTGGTTCTATCTCTCGGGCTTCGTCGGCCTGGGCCTGATGTTCGCCGGCGTGACCGACATCTGCACGATGGCGCTCATACTCGCCAAGATGCCGTGGAACAAGGGCTCCGGCGACTCCGGCGACTCCTGCGGACGCTGA
- the moeB gene encoding molybdopterin-synthase adenylyltransferase MoeB: MSIEIRLPTALRAFADKQEKISVDADSVGDALEKLFTRHERLRQQLMSPDGKLRSFVNVYVNDDDARDKQGLATAVKDGDTILIVPAIAGGSTVAELELTKAELARYHRHLIMPEVGAEGQKKLKNSSVLCVGAGGLGSPLALYLAAAGVGRIGIVDFDTVDESNLQRQILHDTSSVGTSKLESAEKRLKGLNPFVNVELHETKLSSANAVELFKRYDVIADGTDNFATRYLVNDACVLTGRPNAYGSIFRFEGQLSVFGLKDGPCYRCLYPEPPPPGLVPSCADAGVLGVLPGVIGTMQAVEALKLILGIGRPLSGRLMLYDALEQSWRTLKVKKNPACPMCSENPTIKAPIDYEAFCGLKEKPTVTIPEISVQDLKAMLDKKDKFVLLDVREPHEYEIAKIPGSTLIPLGKLPERFGELDKGAKLIVHCKMGGRSANAVRFLREKGYDATNVAGGINAWSESIDPSVPQY, from the coding sequence ATGAGCATTGAGATAAGACTTCCCACGGCCCTGCGGGCGTTCGCGGACAAGCAGGAAAAGATAAGCGTCGACGCCGACAGCGTCGGGGACGCTTTGGAAAAGCTCTTTACGAGGCACGAACGACTGCGCCAGCAGCTGATGTCGCCGGACGGAAAACTGCGTTCTTTCGTCAATGTCTATGTGAACGACGACGACGCCCGCGACAAGCAGGGCCTCGCCACCGCCGTCAAGGACGGGGACACGATCCTGATCGTGCCCGCCATCGCCGGCGGCTCGACGGTCGCGGAGCTCGAGCTGACGAAGGCCGAGCTCGCCCGGTACCACCGCCACCTGATCATGCCCGAGGTCGGCGCCGAGGGCCAGAAGAAGCTGAAGAACTCGTCGGTGCTGTGCGTCGGCGCGGGCGGTCTGGGCTCGCCGCTGGCGCTGTACCTGGCCGCGGCCGGCGTGGGCCGCATCGGCATCGTCGATTTCGACACGGTGGACGAGTCGAACCTGCAGCGGCAGATCCTCCATGACACGTCCTCGGTGGGGACCTCGAAGCTTGAATCCGCCGAGAAACGTCTTAAGGGACTGAACCCCTTCGTCAACGTCGAGCTGCACGAGACCAAGCTGAGCTCGGCGAACGCCGTGGAGCTTTTCAAGCGCTACGACGTGATCGCCGACGGCACCGACAACTTCGCGACGCGCTATCTGGTCAATGACGCCTGTGTTTTGACCGGTCGTCCCAACGCCTACGGCTCCATCTTCCGCTTCGAGGGCCAGCTGTCCGTGTTCGGCCTGAAGGACGGCCCCTGCTACCGCTGCCTGTACCCCGAGCCCCCGCCCCCCGGCCTCGTGCCCAGCTGCGCGGACGCGGGCGTGCTCGGCGTGCTCCCGGGCGTCATCGGCACCATGCAGGCCGTGGAGGCCCTGAAGCTCATACTCGGCATCGGGCGCCCGCTCTCCGGCCGCCTGATGCTCTACGACGCCCTCGAGCAGAGCTGGCGCACGCTCAAGGTGAAGAAAAATCCCGCTTGCCCCATGTGCTCGGAAAATCCGACCATCAAGGCGCCGATCGATTACGAGGCCTTCTGCGGCCTCAAGGAGAAACCGACCGTGACCATTCCCGAGATCTCTGTCCAGGACCTCAAGGCGATGCTCGATAAAAAGGACAAGTTCGTGCTCCTCGACGTGCGCGAGCCCCATGAGTACGAGATCGCCAAGATCCCCGGCTCCACCCTCATCCCGCTGGGCAAGCTGCCCGAGCGCTTCGGCGAGCTCGACAAGGGCGCGAAGCTGATCGTGCACTGCAAGATGGGCGGCCGCTCGGCGAACGCCGTGCGGTTCCTGCGCGAGAAGGGCTACGACGCGACCAACGTCGCGGGCGGCATCAACGCCTGGTCGGAGTCCATCGACCCCTCCGTCCCGCAGTATTGA
- a CDS encoding M67 family metallopeptidase: MSLKLNRAVEAIVAATCEKAFPEEGCGLLIGPVPGDFDKPGRTLVVDEARPLPNGWDASAKTNRYLIDPKVMARVEAELSGTGRGVVGFFHSHPSVPAWPSPFDLTMAMPCCSYWILQVRDGKAVDSRSWQRTEDGRSFIEEEIVIEG, translated from the coding sequence ATGAGCCTGAAGCTCAACCGCGCCGTCGAGGCCATCGTCGCGGCGACCTGCGAGAAGGCCTTCCCCGAGGAGGGCTGCGGCCTGCTCATCGGGCCGGTCCCCGGTGACTTCGACAAGCCCGGCCGGACGCTCGTCGTCGACGAGGCCCGGCCCCTGCCCAACGGCTGGGACGCCTCGGCGAAAACCAACCGCTATCTGATCGACCCGAAGGTCATGGCCCGCGTCGAGGCCGAGCTGTCGGGGACCGGACGAGGCGTCGTGGGATTCTTCCACTCGCATCCGTCCGTGCCGGCCTGGCCGTCGCCGTTCGACCTGACCATGGCGATGCCGTGCTGCAGCTATTGGATATTGCAGGTACGCGACGGCAAGGCCGTGGACTCGCGGTCTTGGCAAAGGACGGAGGACGGGCGCTCGTTCATAGAAGAAGAGATCGTAATCGAAGGATGA
- a CDS encoding cysteine synthase family protein — translation MPATAARSIDGIRVGNTPLLDVSFAFPELGDKVRVVAKAEWANPGGSVKDRAAFFIVRDALETGKLDGGKVLLDSSSGNTGIAYAWLGARLGVKVALAVPGSIARQRRAILEAYGVELFFTDPLEGSDGAIREVRLMLKAEPGRYWYADQYSNPMTWRAHYETTAAEIFEQTQGHVTHFVAGLGTSGTFVGAGRRLRELKPSVRLVSMEPDGPMHGLEGLKHMETSIIPKIYDDSVADSRIQIATEEAQEAARALGRKGGILLGPSGGANLAAALRLGKDLAAQGREAVIATVFADSGERYLGERFWQP, via the coding sequence ATGCCTGCGACTGCCGCGCGCTCCATCGACGGGATCCGCGTCGGGAACACCCCCTTGCTCGACGTGTCGTTCGCCTTTCCCGAGCTCGGCGACAAGGTCCGCGTCGTCGCCAAGGCGGAATGGGCCAACCCCGGGGGATCCGTCAAGGATCGCGCCGCGTTCTTCATCGTCAGGGACGCGCTGGAAACGGGCAAGCTCGACGGCGGCAAGGTCCTGCTCGACTCCTCGTCGGGCAACACTGGCATCGCCTACGCGTGGCTGGGCGCGCGCCTGGGGGTCAAGGTGGCCCTGGCGGTGCCCGGCTCGATCGCCCGGCAGCGGCGCGCGATCCTGGAGGCCTACGGCGTCGAATTGTTCTTCACCGACCCGCTCGAGGGCTCCGACGGCGCCATCCGCGAGGTCCGGCTCATGCTCAAGGCCGAGCCCGGCCGCTATTGGTACGCCGACCAGTACTCGAACCCGATGACCTGGCGCGCGCACTACGAGACGACCGCCGCCGAGATCTTCGAGCAGACGCAGGGCCATGTCACCCATTTCGTCGCCGGGCTCGGCACGAGCGGGACCTTCGTCGGCGCGGGACGGCGCCTGCGCGAGCTCAAGCCCTCCGTGCGGCTCGTGTCGATGGAGCCGGACGGTCCGATGCACGGCCTCGAGGGCCTCAAGCACATGGAGACCTCGATCATCCCGAAGATCTACGACGATTCCGTCGCCGACAGCCGCATCCAGATCGCCACCGAGGAAGCGCAGGAAGCGGCGCGCGCGCTCGGGCGCAAGGGCGGCATCCTGCTGGGCCCTTCCGGCGGCGCGAACCTCGCGGCCGCGCTGCGGCTCGGGAAGGACCTCGCGGCCCAAGGACGCGAGGCGGTCATCGCCACCGTCTTCGCCGACTCCGGCGAGCGCTACCTGGGAGAGAGGTTCTGGCAGCCATGA
- a CDS encoding ribonucleotide-diphosphate reductase subunit beta, translating to MILDPGFTLTLRPMKYPVFFEMYKAAIKNTWTVEEVDFSHDVTDLKSKLSPAERHLIHRLVAFFATGDSIVSNNLVLNLYKHVNSPEARVYLSRQLFEEAVHVEFYLTLLDTYIPDPAEREKAFAAIDNIPSIKRKGDFMLKWISSINKLDRTETQEQKRQFMMNLICFASCVEGLFFFAAFAYVYFLRSKGLLNGLAGGTNWVFRDESMHIAAAMEIIKTARAEDPTLFTPKMEQDVIVMMQEAIDCEMAFAEDLLGGGIAGFSVNGMRQYLQCVADQRLANLGIKPVYGSKNPFNFMELQDVQELANFFERRVSAYQTGVTGAVAFSEEF from the coding sequence ATGATCCTCGACCCCGGCTTCACGCTCACCCTCCGCCCGATGAAGTACCCCGTGTTCTTCGAGATGTACAAGGCGGCCATCAAGAACACCTGGACCGTCGAGGAGGTGGACTTTTCCCACGACGTCACCGACCTCAAGAGCAAGCTTTCCCCCGCCGAGCGCCACCTGATCCACCGCCTCGTCGCGTTCTTCGCGACCGGCGACTCGATCGTCAGCAACAACCTCGTGCTCAACCTCTACAAGCACGTGAACTCCCCCGAGGCGCGCGTGTACCTGTCCCGCCAGCTCTTCGAGGAGGCCGTGCACGTCGAGTTCTACCTGACCTTGCTCGACACCTACATCCCCGATCCCGCCGAGCGCGAGAAGGCCTTCGCCGCCATCGACAACATCCCCTCGATCAAGCGGAAGGGCGACTTCATGCTCAAGTGGATCTCCTCGATCAACAAGCTCGACCGGACGGAGACGCAGGAACAGAAGCGCCAGTTCATGATGAACCTGATCTGCTTCGCTTCGTGCGTCGAAGGCCTGTTCTTCTTCGCCGCCTTCGCCTATGTTTACTTCTTGAGATCAAAGGGCCTGTTGAACGGATTGGCGGGCGGTACCAACTGGGTCTTCAGGGACGAAAGCATGCACATCGCCGCCGCCATGGAGATCATCAAAACGGCCCGTGCGGAAGACCCCACTCTGTTTACTCCTAAAATGGAACAGGATGTCATCGTCATGATGCAGGAAGCCATCGACTGCGAGATGGCCTTCGCCGAGGATCTCCTGGGCGGCGGCATCGCCGGCTTCTCGGTCAACGGCATGCGGCAATATCTCCAGTGCGTGGCCGATCAACGGCTTGCGAATTTGGGGATCAAGCCGGTCTATGGGTCGAAGAATCCGTTTAATTTCATGGAACTCCAGGACGTGCAGGAGCTCGCCAACTTCTTCGAGCGCCGCGTGTCCGCGTACCAGACGGGCGTGACGGGCGCCGTCGCGTTCAGCGAAGAATTTTAA
- a CDS encoding ribonucleoside-diphosphate reductase subunit alpha encodes MQVRKRDGSLEPVDVNKIVRAVARSGQGLENIDVLKIATKTIGGLYDGATTKELDNLSIQTSALLIAEEPEYSRLAARLLSTYIMKEVENQDIHSFSQSISAGVRHGLIAEKVGQFVSANSRKLNDAIEMQRNELFEYFGLRTVYDRYLLKNPETREVLEAPQYFFMRVACGLAETVQEAVEFYNLISRFEHMPSSPTLFNSGTKHPQMSSCYLLDSPVDDLEAIYNRYTDIALLSKFSGGIGVSYSRVRARGSLIRSTNGQSNGIIPWLKTLDSSVVAVNQGGKRKGACAVYLETWHADIEEFLELRDNTGDPARRAHNLHLAHWIPDLFMKRAEEDGVWSLFDPKTMPQLTDLYGKAFEEAYLEGEEKKLFVRQVKARELYARMMKALAETGNGWMNWKDASNLKANQTGSPANVVHSSNLCTEIIEVTSQGETAVCNLGSINLSKYVEDGRFDFVKLAANVRTAVKYLDRVIDINYYPTAAAKASNAKWRPVGLGVMGVQDAFFQLGYPFDSAEARELSKKVSEEIYFHALSASVELAAAKGPHQAFPETKAAKGVFQFELWGVTPSDMTRWEKLRAEMTKKGLRNSLLLAIAPTATIASIVGAYEATEPQISNLFKRETLSGEFLQVNKYLCLELKKLGLWNEEMRARIMMAEGSIQDIAEIPEAVRATYRTVWEIPMRSLIDMAADRGAYIDQSQSLNLFMESPNIGKLSSMYMYAWKKGLKTSYYLRSRPATKIAKTTVAVSAAAVAPVAAPASDAAAVACSLENPESCEACQ; translated from the coding sequence ATGCAGGTCCGCAAGCGCGACGGCTCCCTCGAGCCGGTCGACGTCAACAAGATCGTCCGCGCCGTGGCCCGCTCGGGCCAGGGCCTCGAGAACATCGACGTGCTGAAGATCGCCACCAAGACCATCGGCGGCCTGTACGACGGCGCCACGACGAAGGAGCTGGACAATCTTTCCATCCAGACCTCGGCGCTGTTGATCGCCGAAGAGCCCGAGTATTCCCGTTTGGCCGCTCGCCTGCTCTCGACTTACATCATGAAAGAAGTCGAGAACCAGGACATCCACTCGTTCTCCCAGTCCATCTCCGCCGGCGTGCGCCACGGCCTGATCGCCGAGAAGGTCGGCCAGTTCGTCTCGGCCAACTCCCGCAAGCTCAACGACGCCATCGAGATGCAGCGCAACGAGCTGTTCGAGTACTTCGGCCTGCGCACGGTCTACGACCGCTACCTCCTTAAGAACCCCGAGACCCGCGAGGTCCTCGAGGCCCCGCAGTACTTCTTCATGCGCGTCGCCTGCGGCCTCGCCGAGACCGTGCAGGAGGCCGTCGAGTTCTACAACCTGATCTCGCGCTTCGAGCACATGCCGAGCTCGCCGACTTTGTTCAACTCGGGCACGAAGCACCCGCAGATGAGCTCGTGCTACCTGCTCGACTCGCCGGTCGACGACCTCGAGGCGATCTACAACCGCTACACCGACATCGCGCTGCTCTCCAAGTTCTCGGGCGGCATCGGCGTGTCGTACTCGCGCGTCCGCGCGCGGGGCTCCTTGATCCGCTCGACGAACGGGCAGTCCAACGGCATCATCCCGTGGCTCAAGACGCTCGACAGCTCCGTCGTCGCCGTCAACCAGGGCGGCAAGCGCAAGGGCGCCTGCGCCGTGTACCTGGAGACCTGGCACGCCGACATCGAGGAGTTCCTGGAGCTGCGCGACAACACCGGCGACCCGGCCCGGCGCGCGCACAACCTGCACCTCGCGCACTGGATCCCCGACCTGTTCATGAAGCGCGCGGAGGAGGACGGAGTTTGGTCTCTTTTCGATCCCAAGACCATGCCCCAGTTGACGGACCTCTACGGCAAGGCGTTCGAGGAGGCTTATCTCGAAGGAGAAGAGAAAAAACTTTTCGTTCGTCAGGTGAAGGCCCGCGAGCTCTACGCCCGCATGATGAAGGCCCTCGCCGAGACCGGCAACGGCTGGATGAACTGGAAGGACGCCAGCAACCTCAAGGCGAACCAGACCGGCTCGCCCGCCAACGTGGTCCACTCCTCGAACCTCTGCACCGAGATCATCGAGGTCACGAGCCAGGGCGAGACCGCGGTCTGCAACCTCGGCTCGATCAACCTGAGCAAGTACGTCGAGGACGGCCGCTTCGACTTCGTCAAGCTCGCGGCGAACGTGCGCACCGCGGTCAAGTACCTCGACCGCGTCATCGACATCAACTATTACCCGACGGCGGCGGCCAAGGCCAGCAACGCCAAGTGGCGCCCGGTCGGACTCGGCGTCATGGGCGTGCAGGACGCGTTCTTCCAGCTCGGCTATCCGTTCGACTCCGCCGAGGCCCGGGAGCTCTCCAAGAAGGTCTCCGAGGAGATCTACTTCCACGCGCTCTCGGCGTCCGTCGAGCTCGCGGCGGCGAAGGGCCCCCACCAGGCCTTCCCCGAGACGAAGGCCGCGAAAGGCGTGTTCCAGTTCGAGCTGTGGGGCGTGACCCCGTCCGACATGACCCGCTGGGAAAAGCTGCGCGCGGAGATGACCAAGAAGGGCCTGCGCAACTCGCTGTTGCTGGCGATCGCGCCGACCGCGACGATCGCCTCGATCGTCGGCGCGTACGAGGCCACCGAGCCGCAGATCTCGAACCTGTTCAAACGGGAGACGCTGTCCGGGGAATTCCTTCAGGTCAACAAGTACCTCTGCCTGGAGCTCAAGAAGCTCGGCCTGTGGAACGAGGAGATGCGCGCGCGCATCATGATGGCCGAGGGCTCGATCCAGGACATCGCGGAGATCCCCGAGGCCGTCCGGGCGACCTACCGAACCGTCTGGGAGATCCCGATGCGCTCCCTGATCGACATGGCCGCCGACCGCGGCGCGTACATCGACCAGAGCCAGTCGCTGAACCTCTTCATGGAGAGCCCGAACATCGGGAAGCTCTCCTCCATGTACATGTACGCGTGGAAGAAGGGGCTCAAGACCTCGTATTACCTGCGCTCGCGCCCGGCGACCAAGATCGCCAAGACGACGGTCGCCGTGTCGGCGGCCGCGGTCGCGCCCGTCGCCGCGCCCGCCTCGGACGCGGCGGCCGTCGCCTGCTCCCTGGAGAACCCGGAGAGCTGCGAGGCCTGCCAGTAA
- a CDS encoding SCO family protein → MIRSVFYIVILLISACSPAPKPVKELPDFALTAVTVDGTSPFDLRAMRGRAWIADFIFTRCGGPCPMLTANMAGLQQKLPKEIGLLSFTVDPDHDSPEVLTLYARKFAADPQRWFFLTGEKTELIRLVRDGFLLPIVENAAASPGERVTHSTKMVLIDAQGRLLGWYDGDEQASLDKLAEDAKKL, encoded by the coding sequence TTGATACGTAGCGTCTTCTACATCGTCATTTTGCTCATCTCCGCCTGCTCTCCCGCGCCGAAGCCGGTGAAAGAGCTTCCGGACTTCGCGCTGACCGCCGTCACCGTGGACGGCACCTCGCCTTTCGACCTGCGCGCGATGCGCGGCCGCGCGTGGATCGCCGATTTCATCTTCACGCGCTGCGGCGGCCCGTGCCCGATGCTCACCGCGAACATGGCCGGTCTGCAGCAGAAGCTGCCCAAGGAGATCGGCCTTCTCTCCTTCACCGTCGACCCCGATCACGACTCGCCCGAGGTCCTCACGCTGTACGCGCGCAAGTTCGCCGCGGACCCGCAGCGCTGGTTCTTCCTGACCGGCGAGAAGACGGAGCTGATCCGCCTCGTGCGCGACGGGTTCCTGCTGCCGATCGTGGAGAACGCCGCCGCCTCGCCGGGCGAGCGCGTCACGCACTCGACGAAGATGGTCCTCATCGACGCGCAGGGCCGCCTGCTGGGCTGGTACGACGGAGACGAGCAAGCCTCGCTGGACAAGCTCGCCGAGGACGCGAAGAAGCTCTAG
- a CDS encoding bacterioferritin, with product MNDQDKKKAVVILNRIMELELAGVVRYTHYSLMVYGYNRLPIVSWLKGNADESLAHAHKAGELVTLFGGHPSLKIGPLLETEKHDIGDILRESLDHESAALKAYNDLLKVSEGKSVLLEEYARELIVNEELHLDEVNKMLRKPGEIGRFNA from the coding sequence ATGAACGATCAGGACAAGAAGAAGGCCGTCGTCATCCTCAACCGGATCATGGAGCTCGAGCTGGCCGGCGTCGTGCGCTACACGCACTACTCGCTGATGGTGTACGGCTACAACCGCCTGCCCATCGTCTCCTGGCTCAAGGGCAACGCCGACGAGAGCCTCGCCCACGCGCACAAGGCCGGAGAGCTCGTGACCTTGTTCGGCGGCCATCCGTCGCTCAAGATCGGCCCCCTGCTCGAGACCGAGAAGCACGACATCGGCGACATACTGCGCGAGAGCCTCGATCACGAGAGCGCCGCGCTGAAGGCCTACAACGACCTGCTGAAGGTGTCCGAGGGCAAGTCCGTCCTGCTCGAGGAGTACGCGCGCGAGCTGATCGTCAACGAGGAGCTGCACCTCGACGAGGTCAACAAGATGCTGCGCAAGCCCGGCGAGATCGGCCGCTTCAACGCGTAG